A genomic segment from Cygnus atratus isolate AKBS03 ecotype Queensland, Australia chromosome 9, CAtr_DNAZoo_HiC_assembly, whole genome shotgun sequence encodes:
- the LOC118247261 gene encoding transcription cofactor HES-6-like, giving the protein MTATATASGVHKLSSSTKEERKLRKPLIERKRRERINNCLDQLKETVVGAFHLDQSKLEKADILEMTVKHLQNIQNSKLMADSKVGLEAQQRYSTGYIQCMHEVHNLLLTCEWMDKTLGARLLNHLLKSLPRSGEDTCKGALRSSSPSQQPLLTPKTPLGPKGNSPSTNPSQEHFYPVENKQAFKNSFQLPSLSVFSQVDAVPPRQVLQLNFSHNNPSMGSLDMWRPW; this is encoded by the exons ATGACCGCCACAGCCACGGCCAGCGGCGTGCACAagctctccagcagcaccaaggaggaaaggaag CTAAGGAAGCCTCTCATTGAGCGGAAGCGAAGGGAAAGGATTAATAACTGCTTGGACCAGCTGAAAGAGACCGTTGTGGGCGCGTTTCACCTGGAT CAGTCTAAACTCGAAAAAGCAGACATCCTCGAAATGACAGTCAAACACCTTCAGAACATTCAAAACAGCAAGCTGATGG CTGATTCCAAAGTGGGCCTTGAAGCTCAGCAGAGGTACAGCACTGGATACATTCAGTGCATGCACGAGGTCCACAACCTTCTCCTCACCTGTGAGTGGATGGACAAGACACTTGGGGCCCGACTGTTAAACCACCTGCTGAAATCTTTACCGAGGTCTGGTGAAGACACCTGCAAAGGAGCATTAAGATCTTCAAGCCCATCTCAGCAGCCTCTCTTGACACCAAAAACCCCACTGGGCCCTAAGGGGAACTCTCCCAGCACAAATCCATCTCAGGAGCACTTCTACCCAGTGGAGAACAAACAGGCTTTCAAAAATTCATTCCAGCTGCCGTCGCTGTCGGTTTTCAGCCAGGTCGATGCTGTGCCTCCCAGACAGGTCCTGCAGCTGAATTTTTCCCATAATAACCCTAGTATGGGGTCATTAGATATGTGGAGACCAtggtaa